The genomic DNA CTCGTGGCAGTTGCTCGTCGTGGGAGTGTTCGGCGGAGCCCTGTTCTCGCTGGTTTTTCGGGGTCTGGTTTCCTCTGTTCGCAGGGCGGGCGCCCGGCAGGCGGAGGCAGCCAACCGGATGACGGCGATGTTTACCGATTCGCTGGTCGGGGCCAAGCCGCTTAAGGTTATGGGCGCGGAGAAGGGATTCATTCGATACGTCAAGGTGCAGGTGGATCACTTCAAGACGGCCACCAGGCAGTATGTGGTGGGGAGCAGCTCCCTGGTTTCGGTGCAGGAGCCCTCTCTTGTTCTGCTTCTGGCTCTGGGGTTGTATGTCGCCGCCACGCGCCTGTCCCTTCCCTCTTCCACCCTGCTGGTGATGGCCTTTTTCTTTTTCAGGATACTGAGCCGTTTTTCGAGTTTCCAGCAGGCTGTGCAGATGTACGCCGCCTGCGAGGGCGGGTTGCTTTCGCTATTGGGCAAGCTTTCTTCCATCACCGATCATGCCGAGGGAGAGAATGGCTCAAATGACGTTGTCCTCTCGCGCGCCGTGACACTGCGCAAGGTCTGCGTGAGCTACGGCGACAGGCAGGTGCTGCGGAACCTTGACCTGGAGGTGCGTTTTGGATCGCTGACGTCGCTGTGCGGTCCCTCGGGCGTTGGCAAGACCACGGTAGCCGATGTCGTGACGGGACTGATCATGCCAGATTCCGGAGAGGTGCTGGTCGATGGCGTTCCTCTCCGGGAGATTGAAATGCGATGCTGGCGACAGCAGATCGGATACGTGCCACAGGAGTTGTTTCTTTTCAACGATTCGGTCAAGAACAACGTGCTGCTTGGCCGCGACTATCCGGACGAAGAGGTCTGGGAGGCGTTGGAGCGGGCTGGGGCGGCCGGCTTCGTGCGAAGCTGTGCAGGGGGGCTGGATTTCGTGGTCGGAGAGCACGGGCGTATGCTTTCGGGTGGGCAGCGGCAAAGACTGATGATCGCTCGCGCCTTGATTTCCAAGCCCCGTTTGCTCATCCTTGACGAGGCGACCACGGGGCTGGACGCCGAAACCGAGGCGGGAATCCTGGAAAGCCTTTCAGCGATCAAGGGAGAGATGATGATACTTGCCATATCCCATCAACCGGCAATCAAGGCGGTCTCCGACGCGATACACGACTTCGGCGTGCCGGGAGAAGGTGAAAGGGTGACGCATGAGAGCTAGGCTACTGGCTGGATTCAACATAGCGCGTCATTACATTCGGAACTATCCCGTGCTTGTGTCGCCCAGCAGGTCACTCGGACTGTTCAGGGACGGCTCGCCATGGGATTACGAGGCTGAGCTGCGTTTCGGCTCGAGAAGGTTCTTTGCCAGAAAGGAAGACATGAACGCCGTCCACGAGGTGCTCCTCGACGACGCTTACGGCTTCGTCGCCGGGTTTCTGAAGAGCCTTCCGCGGCGGCCGGTGGTTCTGGACCTCGGGGCCAACATCGGCTGCTTCGCCCTGCGGATATTCTCAGCCCACCCCGATGCGCGCGTTGTCTCCGTGGAGGCCGCGTCGGACACCTACGCAGTGCTGCAGAAGAATATCGCACGAAACGTCGATCTCGACTGGCAGGCGCTCCATGCCGGCGTGTGGGAGTCCGATGGCGTGCTGCACCTTGATCGTGGCGAGCGCCCTGTCCTGAACCAGGTGTCGAGCGACGGGGACGGCGATCCTGTTCCGGCTTTGACTGTCGCATCCCTGAAACGAAAAATGACTCTGGACTCCATCGATCTGATCAAGATGGATATCGAGGGTGCCGAAAACGCGGTGATACCGGCGTGCATCGATGACCTTGAGGCCAAGTATCTGGTGGTCGAAATGCACAGAAGCCTTGGCGATTGCACCGTGGCGTGCGCCATGCTGCAGAACCGTTATCCATACGCGCTCACCCACGACGCGTCTGGCTCGGAGAATCCGGTATATCTGATTTCCAGGCATGAGGTGGCAGCCCCCGGTATGTCGCTGGTGAACATGGTCAGCCACCTGACGGCGTTCGGTCCGCAATCCCGTCAGGCGAGCTAGGGGGCGAGATGGGCGCAAGCAAACTGCTGATAGTCAATCCCAGTTGCCCCGGGTGGCCGGAGTGGCCCGTGGGCATGGCCTATGTGCTCGCATGTCTTGAGCAGCGCGGCATCCCCTTTGATCTCATCGATCTCGCCCGGGTCGAAAATTGGGAAAAATCGCTGGCCGCCGCGCTGGACTCCGACCGATACCTGGCTGTCGCCAGCGGCGGACTCATCGGCGACTACCGTTTCTTCCGGCGGCTGCGTGAACTGGCCGGGAAGAAATCGCCGGATACGCCTTTTGTGCTCGGCGGCAACATCACCAAGGACGGCAACGACCGGCTGCTCTTCGACATCATCGGGGTCGACTACGCCATCCTGGGCGAGGCGGAGACATCCCTACCCGCCTTCGTGGAGGGGTTGCGCGCGGGCCGCGAGGATTTCCACGGCTACGACGGCGTCATCTTCCGCGAAAAGGCGACCGGCCAGGTGGTGAGGAACAAATTCAAGCGGCTGGATCTGAAGCGGCACAAGGTGCGGCCAGCATGGCACCACTTTGATTGTGACTATTTCATAACAATGTCGAGCTTCCCCTTCATGGGCGGCGGGCTCAGGTCCATGCCCGTGCTTTCGGGGCGAGGCTGCGTGGGAAAGTGCGGGTTCTGCTCGCCGTCAATCGGCGGTTTCAGAAAAAGGGAAATTGCCGATCTCATAGACGAGATACGATTTTTGATCCGGGAGTACGATTTTGACAAGCTCTGCTTCCTCAACGAGATGTTCTATCCGACGGCCCGCGAGGTGAGGGAATTCTGCGCCGCCTACGCAGCTCTTGAGACCAGAAAGCCATGGTTCGTCCAGGTCCGCATCGACGCGGGGCTTGATGCCGAAACGCTGGTCATGATGAAGGAAGCAGGCTGCATAGCGGTATCCGCAGGCATAGAAAGCGGCTCAGACGACGTGCTGGCGGCGATGAACAAGAAGACGACGGCAGAACAGATTCGGACGTTCTTCAGAAACTGCAAGGCGGCCGGCATGCCCTCCAATGGGACGTTCATCATCGGCTACGATGGGGAGACCGCCGAAGATCTGCGCAAGACCATCGACCTGCTCATTGAGGAGGACATCAGCTCTGGCGACGCCCTGCTCGTGGCATACCAGGGAACCAAGGTGTACCGGAAGGCGCTGGGTGCCGGGCTTATCGAGGACGAGGACAAGCACCTGGACGATTTTTGCTGCGACATATTCGCTCCGGACGCATACAGCCGATTCTGCAACATGACGGCCATGAGCACCGACGAGTTCTTTGACCTAGCTCCGAAGGAAGTGCGTCGCTACAATACCTATGTTTTCGACAAGTACAAGGTCCGCGACCTCTCGCTGACCATTGATGGGAACTGGCGGTGGACCTCTGTGCTTCTTGAGGGAAAGTGCCGCGAGTGCGGTGCGCCCGTGCGGGAAAGGTTCCTGGCCTACGGAGCCGAGTTCCTGGGCCTTCTCGGAATAGGAATGAGTCGCAACACCTTTTGCGGCCATTGTTTCAAACCCTTGGCCTTCGACATCTTCGAAGCCGGGGAGATGCCGGAGGGCAGGGCGCATGTCCGCGAAGTGTCCAAGGCGCTTGCCCGCTACAGGCGCATTCTCGTCTGTGCGCCCACGAATGACGTAAACTTCTTGTTGAGAATAAATTTCCTGTCACTGGATTATGAATTGATCCACGGTATCTATCTCTACCGCGACGAACCGGTCGGGCGATATCTTAAATACCCTGTGCTCAAAGAGGGCGAGATAGTGGGGAGCGGGGCGGACTGCCTACTCTGCTTCGACGTGGACGCAGGGGCTTCTGTCAGGCGACTGTACGCGAGGCTGGGCCGGGAGTGCCCGCCGGTCGTTCATGCCCATCCGGAGGCGTTCCGGCGGAGCGTGGCGGCCAAGGTTCCTCACGCCTATCGAATCAATCAGGTGTTCAAGCGGCTTTTCGGGGTGTCCGTCAGGACGGTCCTCGACAGGGCGCGCGCCCTGGTTGGCCGTTGATCCGTGCGTGGGAGCGACCCGAGACGCATTAAACAACAGGGAGGCCGGACTGTGCCGCTGAAAAGAAAAATTGACGCAGCCGCGGTTGCTGCAAGGATGACGCTGGCAGTAGCCACAAACACTGGCAACGTGCCTGCAGATTACAAGAGTATGGTCCTGATCGAGCCGACCTCGGTGTGCAATCTCGCATGCCCCCTGTGCCCCACCGGAACGAAGACTCTGGAGCGGGAGAACAAATTCATCGACATGGACGTGTTCGATCGAATCCTGGAGGTGACCGCCCCCGTGGCGGAGGGCTATATCATCAACCTCTTCGGCGAACCGACCTTCCATCCCCGCTTCTCGGATATTCTGGCCAAAACAAGCCGTCTGCCCACATGGCTTTCGACCAACCTCAGCTACGGCGAAGAAGCCGTGCGCGAGATGGCGCACTGGCCGCATCTGCGGGTCATTTGCTCGGTAGATACACTGGACCCCGAAAAATACAGCGAATACAGGGTCGGTGGAAACTATGACACGGTGATGCGAAATCTGGAAATTCTTTCCAAGGGACAGTGTCAGGTATATCCACAGTTCCTCGTGTCCGGCGATGCAGAAGACGAAGCCGCGTATGTCGCATTTGCCAAGCGTTTCGACATTCCCGTGGCTAATGTCCTTCTCAAGGCCAAGTTCCAGAGCTTCCGGCTCGACGAGACGGACAAGCCCGTTTCCGGAGTCTGTCATTCCTGCTACACCGGGATTTACTTCAATTGCGATGGGTATCTTGTGCCCTGCTGCAACAATGTGCGGCGAGAGCTATACATTCACCACATAAGCGAGATCAATTCCATCGACGACATCTACCGGGGTGAGCGGGTCCGGAACATCCGCAGGGAGCTGGTCAGAAACAAGAACCGCTTCAAGAGTTGCGGTCGTTGTCCCGGGCTTGGCTTCTGGGACACCAAGTTTGTGGAGTACCTGCAATGTGCGAGATCGCTTCTCCCCGGAGGGGGGGCGAAGCGGGAGTCGCCTCAGAATATAGCTTTTTGACGAGTCGCGATCACGGTTCCTGGTTGTCATGAAGGAACGGATTGACGGTACATTGACCGGCGCGGCGGAGGACTATGCGAATTACCTTGGTTCTTGAAAACATACGTGGAGGCGGTGCGCCGTTTTCGGCGGTCAACTGGGCCAACGCCTGGCAGCGCAGGGGACACCAGGTGTCCATCGTTGTCGTTCATCCCAACGAAGGGCAGGGTGCCGACTTCGCTCTGGGTGAGGGCGTGACGCTGACGCGCATCGACGTGCAGGATCGTGCTGTCTCAAGCCGATTTGGGGCGCTGCGCCGTCTGTGGAACTGCCTCTCCCTTCTTCGAGGTACTATCAGGGCTACGAAACCTGAGGTGGTCCTCTCTTTTGCCGCTCCCATCAACGTGAGGATGCTCATGGCCTGCATTGGCCTGCCTTTTCACCGCATCGTAATGGAACAGACCCACCCGGGCATGGAGTCGCATGGTAAGTTCTGGGAAAAATGGAGGAAGCGTCTGTATCCGCGGGCATCGGCCCTGGTCAACCTCACGCGGGATGCGCACGACTGGTGTCAGGAGCGGTTTCCCGTGGCTCGCACGGCCGTTATTCCCAACCCCGTCCTGCCGCCTGCCACCACCGGGCAGCCGAAGCGCCGGGGCCGTCTGGTAGTGGCTGCGGGCCGACTGGTGGAGCAAAAACGTTTTGATCTGCTGATAGCCGCCTTTGCCATGGTGGCGGAGGAGTCTCCCGACTGGAACCTGGTCATCTACGGCGAGGGGGCCGATCGGGAGTGGCTGGAGTCGCTGGTGGCCGGACACGGGCTGGCCGGGCGCATATCCCTGCCGGGCTGGGCGGGTGACCTTTCCGCAAAGATGGCGGAGGGAGAGTTCTTTGTCCTTTCGTCGGGGTACGAAGGGTTCGGCAACGTCATCTGCGAGGCCATGGCCGTCGGGAGGCCTGTTGTGTCTTTCAACTGCCCCAGCGGGCCGGGGGACATAATCCGACACGAGGTGGACGGGCTGCTAGTCCCCCCGCTCGACACTGAGGGCTTGGCCGCAGGCATGGCGCGCCTCATGCGCGACGAGGCCCTGTGCGCCAGGTTGGGTGCACGCGCTCCCGAAGTGCTTGAGCGGTTCTCGCTGGAGAGAACCCTCGAGATGTGGGATGCGCTTTTCGAACGGGTCATGGGCGAGGGGCGCTCCCGATGACTCTGCACAGCGTAAGAGCCGGAGGGAAACGGTGAAAGAGCATCTGAAGAAGGTAGTGTGTAAGGCCTATACCGCTTATGTTTGGTGCTACGATCTGCTGTGCGGGCGACACCCTCGGCTGTACCCCTGGCATTTCCAATGGCACGCCATACGGTTCCTCAACAGGGACATGGACGATGTGCTCCCGACCCTCAGGGGAAGGGTGCTCGATCTGGGGTGCGGTCTCCAGCCCTATCGTGGCCTGCTCGACAAGTCGGTTCAGTACGTGGGAGTGGATATCGCCGCCGCTCCAGGGGTGGACGTGGTCATCGAGGAGGGGGCGGGGCTGCCCTTTCCCGACACATCCTTTGACGGCGTGCTGAGCACGCAGGTCTTTGAGCACGTGGCCGACCTCGAGCAGTGCGTGGCCGAGATCCGTCGTGTTCTCAAGCCAGGCGGAACGCTCGTGCTCTCCGTTCCATTCATATATCAGCTCCACGGCAAGCCGCACGACTATCGCAGATTGACGGAGTACGGAGTGGTCCAGATGCTTCGGGGGTTCTCCGTCGATACGGTGCGCCGGGAGGGGGCTGTGGGCAGTACCTTGGCGGTCCTCTTCCTCGGGTGGGTCAACGCACAGCTTAGTGTGAACACGTATGTGTGGGCCATAAAGGCTCTGCTGCTGCCAGTGTGGATAGTGGCGTCTCTGCTGGTAAACATGCTGGGGCTGCTTCTTGACTTCGTGGATTCCACCGGTTCCTTCTACGGCAACTTATTTGCCCTCGCGCGAAAAGAATAGCCGGGCATGAAGATAGTTCTTCTCAGCACATTGTTTTCCGCCGGAGGCGCAGCCCGTGTCATGACTACGATGGCCAATTATTGGGTTGCGGCCGGGCACGAGGTGCACTTGTTCAGCTTTGAGGACCGCGGGGAGGTGCCGTTTTATCCTCTGCACCCCAGGGTGTGTGTCACCAACTTGTCACTCAACCGGTGCTCGCCGAATCTGCTTGCCTCCATGGTCAACAATTGGCAGCGTCTTGCCACGATCCGGAGCAACGTGAAGGCGGTGGAGCCAGATGCAGTCGTCAGCTTCATCGATACGGCCAACATCCGCACGGTGGTCGCGCTCCTGGGCACGGGCATCCCCGTGATCGTATCGGAGCGGGTTCACCCCGGGCACGAGCAGATCGGCTGGCTCTGGGGGACGCTGCGGCGACTGGTCTACCCCCTGGCAGAATCTTTGGTGGTCCAGACGAAAGACATTGGGGAATTCTTCAGCGGCTACCGGCTGCGCGATCTGCGGGTCATCCCCAACGCCGTGGTCGCCCCGGCACCAGATGCGGGGGGGGAGACGCTGGACGGTTTGACGCTTCTCGCCGTGGGTCGGCTTGACAGGCAGAAGGGATATGATCTGTTGGTGCGCGCATTTTCCAGGGTGGCGGCGAAGCATCCGGGCTGGACCCTCCGCGTGGCCGGGGATGGCCCCCTGCGTGACGAACTGGCGCAACTGACCGGAGCCCTCTCGCTGGACGACAGGGTAGTGTGGATGGGGCAGGTGGCCGATGTGGCGGGACTCTACGCCCAGTCGAACGCCTACGTCATGTCGTCGTCCTACGAGGGGTTTCCCAACGCTCTTTGCGAGGCCATGGCGGCGGGGCTTGCCTGTGTATCCACGGACTGTCCGTCGGGGCCGGCGGACATCATACGGGACGGGGAGAACGGCCTGCTTGTTCCCTGCGACGACGAACACGCCCTGGCCGCCGCCCTGGACCGGCTGATGGCCGACCCCGACCTCAGGCGCACCCTGGGAGCAAGGGCCGCAGGCGTGGTCGACAGGTTCAGCCAGGACAGAATAATGGGAATGTGGGAAGAGTGCATTCTTGAGGCGATCGGAAGACGGGTCAGGTCGTGACGACCTGGCGGCATCAGCAAACGCAGACGGGAGTGGTTTGACGTGAATCGTGATATGCCCATGTCGGAACGGTTCGCCTTTGGCGAGAACTGGAGGCGGTTTCTGGGGGATTTGTCTGATGAGCGCATCGACGAGGCCCAGTGGTCTCTTGTCGATATGCTGGGGGACGGTCGGCAATTCGAGGGCAGGCACTTTTTCGACATAGGATGCGGGAGCGGCCTGTTCTCTCTGGCGGCCAGAAACCTCGGGGCAGAGGTCGTGTCGATCGATTTTGACCCGGAGTCGGTGGAGTGCGCCAGGTATCTCAAGGAGAAGTACCATCCGGGGGACGAGAAGTGGCGGATCATGCGGGGCTCTGTGCTGGATCGCGAGTTCATGGCGCAATGCGGACAGGCGGACATCGTCTATTCGTGGGGCGTGCTGCACCACACCGGGAGCATGTGGGAGGCCATGGCCAACGCCCTTGACGCCGTGGCGGACCGCGGGCTGGTCCACCTGGCCATATACAATGATCAGGGCGGGTATTCTGATCGCTGGAAAACCATCAAGCGCTGGTATGTGGGGATGCCTAAGTGGGCGCGCCCGCTCCTGTGCACGGCCGTCCTCGTCGTGCGCGAGGCCAAGCCCACCCTGGGGCAGCTGCTCCGCCTCAGGAATCCCTGGAATTACTGGATGTCGAAGAAGCAGGAGCGGGGCATGTCGTTCTGGACCAACGTGGCCGACTGGGTGGGTGGGTACCCTTTTGAGGTAGCCAAGCCCGAGGAGGTCTTCGATTTTTGCCGTGCAAGGGGCTTCGTGCTTTTGCGGCTGAGGACCAATCGCGGCGAGGCCGGGTGCAACGAGTTCGTGCTGAGAAAGGGCGGAGTCGTATAGCATGTGCGGCATCGCGGGTGTTTTTTCCTCAAGCCCTGTCCGTCCCGAAGTCCTTGGGGCGATGACGGACTCGCTGGCGCACCGCGGGCCTGATGATTCCGACATCTGGATCGATGCCGCGGCGGGGATCGGCGTCGGACACAGGCGGCTTTCCATCCTCGACCTCTCTCCCTTGGGCCGCCAGCCCATGCACTCCGCCTGCGGGCGCTATGTCATTGCGTACAATGGCGAGGTATACAACTTCCCTGCTCTCCGTAACGAGCTGGAGGCCCTGGGGCATCGTTTCAAGGGGGGCTCGGACACAGAGGTCATGCTGGCTGCCTTTGCCCAATGGGGGGTGGAGGGCGCCGTGTCCAGGTTCGTGGGCATGTTTGCCTTCGCGGTATGGGACAGGGCTGAACGAAGACTTTTTCTCGTACGTGATCGCTTGGGCATCAAGCCATTATACTATGGCTGGGCCGGGGACGCATTCCTTTTCGCGTCTGAGCTGAAGGCTTTCCGGCAATATCCCGGATTTGACCCGTCCCTGGATCGCGATGCACTGTCCTTGTATTTCCGCCATAACTATGTTCCTGCGCCATGGACCATATACCAGCGGGCCAGAAAGCTGGAGCCGGGGTGCATCCTGGCGCTGGATGCCCCTGCGGGCGAGCCCCGCCTCACTGTCTACTGGTCCGCGCTGGACGCCTGGAACCACGGCGCGGCCAACCCGTTTGCAGGCACCGAGGAGGACGCCGCCGATCGTCTGGAGGCTCTGCTTGCGGACGCGGTGAGGATGCGGCTGATCTCTGACGTCCCCTTGGGTGCGTTACTGTCGGGCGGGATAGATTCGTCGCTCGTGGTCGCACTCATGCAGCGGGCGTCCGACACGCCGGTCAAGACCTTCTCCATAGGTTTTCATGAGGCAGGCTACGACGAGTCCAGGCATGCCAAGGAGGTGGCCAGGTATCTCGGCACCGATCATTCCGAGCTCTACGTGACCCCGCAGGATATGCTGGATGTTGTCCCCTCGATCCCCGGATACTGGGACGAGCCGTTCGCCGACCCCTCGCAGGTGCCGACCTACTGCGTTTGCGCATTGACCCGGAACCATGTCACCGTGGCCCTGTCCGGCGACGGCGGGGACGAACTGTTCGCGGGCTACCAGCGCTATTTTTGGATGGAGCGCTGGGCCAGGTTAGCTCGCGTTCCGCTGTGCGTTCGAGAGTTTTTTGCGCCCATCGTCCGCAACGCCCCGCCGGGCATGTTCCGTGCCCTCGGCGCACTCGGGCAAAAGCTGCGCTGGCGCGTGGACATGCTGGGTATCAGGGAGTTCGCCGAGTTTTATTTGTACTTCATGAGCCATAATCGAAGGCCGACTCTGTTTGTTCCCGGGTCAAGGGAACCGGAAAGCCCCATGACGCGGCACTATGCCCTGAGCAGCCAGGACCGGATAAGGCAAATGACGTTCTGGGACACCAAGGCGTATCTGCCCGACGACATCCTGACCAAGACCGACAGGGCCAGCATGGCTGTGGGGCTCGAGTTGCGCGTGCCCATTCTTGATCATCGCGTGCTGGAATTCGCCGCCACCCTGCCCACGCACATGAAGATGGCCAATGGCGAGGGCAAGCAGGTGTTGCGGCGGATTCTCTATCGCCACGTCCCGCGCGACATCGTTGATCGGCCCAAGATGGGGTTTGGAATCCCTCTGCGGGAGTGGCTCGGGGCAGAGCTTTCAGGCTGGTGCAGGGACACCCTTTCGCTCTCCCGGATAAGATCCCAGGGTTACCTGGACGCCAGGGAGGTGGGGCGGATGCTCAAGGCATTCTATTCTGGCGACGCGGCCCAGTGCCAGCCCCTTTGGAATACGCTCATGTTCCAGGCTTGGCTCGACCTGTGGGGTGAACAGTGAGAACGCCTTACGTTGCGAAAAGAATCTGCCCGTCAGTACTCCGGCTGGGCAGACTTGACGGGAAAGTGTCGTCGTGTGCGGAATAACCGGATTTCTTGCCAATTCCGGCTGGCCGTTCGAATGCATTGATTCGATGGCGGGTGCCATTGCCCATCGGGGGCCGGATGATTCCGGCTCGTGGGCCGACCCTGGGGCCGGGATAGCCCTTGGGCACCGAAGGCTGTCAATCCTCGACCTCTCCGCGCTTGGCCGCCAGCCCATGGTCTCGAACTGCGGTCGATTCGTCATCGCCTACAACGGCGAGGTCTACAACTTCAGAACGATTCGGACCGAGCTGCGAGCCCTTGGCCATGAGTTCAAGGGCGACTCGGATACCGAGGTCATTGTCGCTGGCATGGCCCAGTGGGGGGTGCAGGAGGCGGTCAAGCGGTTCGTGGGCATGTTCGCCTTCGCGCTCTGGGACAGGGGGGAGAGGGCGCTGTATCTCGTTCGTGACCGCCTCGGCATAAAGCCTCTGTACTACGGACGAGTCGCCAACGCCTTTGTCTTCGGTTCGGAGCTCAAGGCGCTCCGGGCCTTCCCCGGATTCTGCAACGACATAGACCGGGGCGCGCTCTCTTTGTATTTCCGGCATAATTATATACCGGCTCCACATTCAATATATCAGGGAGTGCGCAAGCTGGAGCCCGGGAGCATCCTGCGGGTTCAGCCGGGCGGCGAGCCCTCGGTCATCAGGTACTGGTCTGCCGACGAGGTGTGGGATCGAGGTCTTCAGGCGCCCTTTGCCGGGAGCATGGACGAAGGTGCAGAGCGTCTGCACGATCTGCTTGCGGATGCGGTCGGGCTGCGCATGATCTCCGATGTGCCCATAGGAGCATTCCTTTCGGGCGGTATCGACTCCTCCCTGGTGGTTGCCTTGATGCAGGCCCAGAGCAGCAGGCCGGTCAAGACGTTTTC from Pseudodesulfovibrio aespoeensis Aspo-2 includes the following:
- the asnB gene encoding asparagine synthase (glutamine-hydrolyzing) → MCGIAGVFSSSPVRPEVLGAMTDSLAHRGPDDSDIWIDAAAGIGVGHRRLSILDLSPLGRQPMHSACGRYVIAYNGEVYNFPALRNELEALGHRFKGGSDTEVMLAAFAQWGVEGAVSRFVGMFAFAVWDRAERRLFLVRDRLGIKPLYYGWAGDAFLFASELKAFRQYPGFDPSLDRDALSLYFRHNYVPAPWTIYQRARKLEPGCILALDAPAGEPRLTVYWSALDAWNHGAANPFAGTEEDAADRLEALLADAVRMRLISDVPLGALLSGGIDSSLVVALMQRASDTPVKTFSIGFHEAGYDESRHAKEVARYLGTDHSELYVTPQDMLDVVPSIPGYWDEPFADPSQVPTYCVCALTRNHVTVALSGDGGDELFAGYQRYFWMERWARLARVPLCVREFFAPIVRNAPPGMFRALGALGQKLRWRVDMLGIREFAEFYLYFMSHNRRPTLFVPGSREPESPMTRHYALSSQDRIRQMTFWDTKAYLPDDILTKTDRASMAVGLELRVPILDHRVLEFAATLPTHMKMANGEGKQVLRRILYRHVPRDIVDRPKMGFGIPLREWLGAELSGWCRDTLSLSRIRSQGYLDAREVGRMLKAFYSGDAAQCQPLWNTLMFQAWLDLWGEQ